From Anopheles funestus chromosome 3RL, idAnoFuneDA-416_04, whole genome shotgun sequence, a single genomic window includes:
- the LOC125767881 gene encoding G-protein coupled receptor Mth2-like isoform X1: MNFGRRLYTNVMCVVLITLTLICIAGVDAETINCPLSERIDLSEGVRDMEGSVRFAGNIYPPESYTTSGENRRYSCVCTQRKCVYVCCFHIDRSKCEESSLPLNRTASNRLSTEDNMLEEVDLRESNEFWLIYETPPAWNYMPGYSLQISGHEGELINDGSFAYGTKVYASRTYCINPAEDSMPHVWIKETDEHLEVHRWHSLGMIISIPFLVATLIVYALIPDLRNIPGKSLMCYVFALTISYLVLILIKRSMFDSTPDWCTAIGYAYYFSVMSSFFWLNVMAFDIYWTFGGRRRRTTDQSKFLLYCCYGFGCPLVFLTIALVADHTELMYTSLRPGFGDGQCLFKGESVVQFHKSTILEEQLFIFSGEQFVSFLYLYLPLVLLVSANLFFFISTAVKINSIERCTAAALQGESGRHSKYTNERNRYGLYVRLFVVMGVTWTFEFITWIADSQHWLVHVTDVCNCITGVFIFFLFVWKRKVWKLLQQRLSSARHAREAIASLMSVVFPSCRLNGKRAQNHNQSPFSVSGTRTTSLAPNRRLSAVTSSF; encoded by the exons ATGAATTTCGGCCGTCGATTATACACCAACGTGATGTGCGTCGTTTTAATAACGCTGACACTGATCTGTATTGCTGGAGTTGACGCGGAAACAATCAACTGTCCATTATCCGAACGGATCGATCTGTCGGAAGGTGTCCGCGATATGGAAGGTTCAGTTCGTTTTGCGGGAAATATTTATCCACCGGAATCTTATACAACATCGGGCGAAAATCGTCGCTACAGCTGTGTTTGCACGCAGCGTaagtgtgtgtacgtgtgctgCTTTCACATTGACCGATCGAAATGTGAGGAGTCGTCACTGCCGCTTAATCGAACCGCTTCGAATCGACTCAGCACGGAGGATAATATGCTTGAGGAGGTTGATCTGCGGGAAAGCAACGAGTTCTGGTTAATCTATGAGACGCCACCGGCCTGGAACTATATGCCCGGATATTCGCTGCAGATCTCCGGTCACGAAGGTGAACTGATCAAT GATGGTAGCTTTGCGTACGGTACGAAGGTGTATGCGAGCAGAACGTATTGCATAAATCCTGCCGAAGATTCAATGCCGCACGTGTGGATAAAGGAAACGGACGAACATTTAGAGGTGCACCGTTGGCATTCGTTGG GTATGATCATTTCTATACCATTCCTCGTTGCAACATTGATCGTGTACGCTCTCATACCGGACCTACGGAACATCCCTGGCAAATCGTTGATGTGCTACGTGTTCGCTTTGACGATCAGCTATTTGGTGTTAATTCTGATCAAACGCAGCATGTTCGACAGTACACCCGATTGGTGTACGGCAATCGGGTATGCGTACTACTTCTCCGTAATGTCAAGCTTCTTCTGGCTGAATGTGATGGCATTCGATATCTACTGGACGTTTGGAGGACGTCGCAGGCGAACGACCGATCAGAGCAAATTTTTACTGTACTGCTGCTATGGATTTGGATGTCCGCTCGTTTTCTTGACAATCGCTTTAGTGGCCGATCATACCGAGTTGATGTATACGAGCTTGCGGCCCGGGTTTGGGGATGGACAGTGTTTGTTTAAGGGTGAGTCTGTGGTTCAATTTCACAAATCAACTATACTTGAAGAACaacttttcatcttttcaGGAGAACAATTTGTGTCCTTTCTTTATCTGTACCTTCCATTGGTGCTCTTGGTGAGTGCGAACTTGTTCTTTTTCATCAGTACTGCTGTTAAGATTAACAGCATTGAACGCTGCACGGCAGCAGCACTTCAGGGCGAATCGGGACGACACAGCAAGtacacgaacgaacgaaatag ATACGGCCTATACGTCCGATTGTTTGTGGTAATGGGTGTAACCTGGACGTTCGAGTTTATAACCTGGATTGCGGACTCGCAACACTGGTTGGTACACGTGACCGACGTATGTAACTGCATCACCGGagtgtttatatttttcctgTTTGTGTGGAAGCGTAAAGTGTGGAAGCTGCTGCAACAGAGGTTAAGTAGCGCGAGGCATGCACGAGAAGCAATCGCAAGCTTAAtgagtgttgtttttccttcttgcagGCTTAACGGTAAGCGAGCTCAAAACCACAACCAATCGCCGTTCTCTGTGAGTGGTACCAGAACGACAAGTTTGGCACCGAACCGGAGACTATCGGCTGTTACCTCAAGTTTCTAG
- the LOC125767881 gene encoding G-protein coupled receptor Mth2-like isoform X3, translating to MNFGRRLYTNVMCVVLITLTLICIAGVDAETINCPLSERIDLSEGVRDMEGSVRFAGNIYPPESYTTSGENRRYSCVCTQRKCVYVCCFHIDRSKCEESSLPLNRTASNRLSTEDNMLEEVDLRESNEFWLIYETPPAWNYMPGYSLQISGHEGELINDGSFAYGTKVYASRTYCINPAEDSMPHVWIKETDEHLEVHRWHSLGMIISIPFLVATLIVYALIPDLRNIPGKSLMCYVFALTISYLVLILIKRSMFDSTPDWCTAIGYAYYFSVMSSFFWLNVMAFDIYWTFGGRRRRTTDQSKFLLYCCYGFGCPLVFLTIALVADHTELMYTSLRPGFGDGQCLFKGESVVQFHKSTILEEQLFIFSGEQFVSFLYLYLPLVLLVSANLFFFISTAVKINSIERCTAAALQGESGRHSKYTNERNRYGLYVRLFVVMGVTWTFEFITWIADSQHWLVHVTDVCNCITGVFIFFLFVWKRKVWKLLQQRLNGKRAQNHNQSPFSVSGTRTTSLAPNRRLSAVTSSF from the exons ATGAATTTCGGCCGTCGATTATACACCAACGTGATGTGCGTCGTTTTAATAACGCTGACACTGATCTGTATTGCTGGAGTTGACGCGGAAACAATCAACTGTCCATTATCCGAACGGATCGATCTGTCGGAAGGTGTCCGCGATATGGAAGGTTCAGTTCGTTTTGCGGGAAATATTTATCCACCGGAATCTTATACAACATCGGGCGAAAATCGTCGCTACAGCTGTGTTTGCACGCAGCGTaagtgtgtgtacgtgtgctgCTTTCACATTGACCGATCGAAATGTGAGGAGTCGTCACTGCCGCTTAATCGAACCGCTTCGAATCGACTCAGCACGGAGGATAATATGCTTGAGGAGGTTGATCTGCGGGAAAGCAACGAGTTCTGGTTAATCTATGAGACGCCACCGGCCTGGAACTATATGCCCGGATATTCGCTGCAGATCTCCGGTCACGAAGGTGAACTGATCAAT GATGGTAGCTTTGCGTACGGTACGAAGGTGTATGCGAGCAGAACGTATTGCATAAATCCTGCCGAAGATTCAATGCCGCACGTGTGGATAAAGGAAACGGACGAACATTTAGAGGTGCACCGTTGGCATTCGTTGG GTATGATCATTTCTATACCATTCCTCGTTGCAACATTGATCGTGTACGCTCTCATACCGGACCTACGGAACATCCCTGGCAAATCGTTGATGTGCTACGTGTTCGCTTTGACGATCAGCTATTTGGTGTTAATTCTGATCAAACGCAGCATGTTCGACAGTACACCCGATTGGTGTACGGCAATCGGGTATGCGTACTACTTCTCCGTAATGTCAAGCTTCTTCTGGCTGAATGTGATGGCATTCGATATCTACTGGACGTTTGGAGGACGTCGCAGGCGAACGACCGATCAGAGCAAATTTTTACTGTACTGCTGCTATGGATTTGGATGTCCGCTCGTTTTCTTGACAATCGCTTTAGTGGCCGATCATACCGAGTTGATGTATACGAGCTTGCGGCCCGGGTTTGGGGATGGACAGTGTTTGTTTAAGGGTGAGTCTGTGGTTCAATTTCACAAATCAACTATACTTGAAGAACaacttttcatcttttcaGGAGAACAATTTGTGTCCTTTCTTTATCTGTACCTTCCATTGGTGCTCTTGGTGAGTGCGAACTTGTTCTTTTTCATCAGTACTGCTGTTAAGATTAACAGCATTGAACGCTGCACGGCAGCAGCACTTCAGGGCGAATCGGGACGACACAGCAAGtacacgaacgaacgaaatag ATACGGCCTATACGTCCGATTGTTTGTGGTAATGGGTGTAACCTGGACGTTCGAGTTTATAACCTGGATTGCGGACTCGCAACACTGGTTGGTACACGTGACCGACGTATGTAACTGCATCACCGGagtgtttatatttttcctgTTTGTGTGGAAGCGTAAAGTGTGGAAGCTGCTGCAACAGAG GCTTAACGGTAAGCGAGCTCAAAACCACAACCAATCGCCGTTCTCTGTGAGTGGTACCAGAACGACAAGTTTGGCACCGAACCGGAGACTATCGGCTGTTACCTCAAGTTTCTAG
- the LOC125767881 gene encoding G-protein coupled receptor Mth2-like isoform X2, protein MNFGRRLYTNVMCVVLITLTLICIAGVDAETINCPLSERIDLSEGVRDMEGSVRFAGNIYPPESYTTSGENRRYSCVCTQRKCVYVCCFHIDRSKCEESSLPLNRTASNRLSTEDNMLEEVDLRESNEFWLIYETPPAWNYMPGYSLQISGHEGELINDGSFAYGTKVYASRTYCINPAEDSMPHVWIKETDEHLEVHRWHSLGMIISIPFLVATLIVYALIPDLRNIPGKSLMCYVFALTISYLVLILIKRSMFDSTPDWCTAIGYAYYFSVMSSFFWLNVMAFDIYWTFGGRRRRTTDQSKFLLYCCYGFGCPLVFLTIALVADHTELMYTSLRPGFGDGQCLFKGEQFVSFLYLYLPLVLLVSANLFFFISTAVKINSIERCTAAALQGESGRHSKYTNERNRYGLYVRLFVVMGVTWTFEFITWIADSQHWLVHVTDVCNCITGVFIFFLFVWKRKVWKLLQQRLSSARHAREAIASLMSVVFPSCRLNGKRAQNHNQSPFSVSGTRTTSLAPNRRLSAVTSSF, encoded by the exons ATGAATTTCGGCCGTCGATTATACACCAACGTGATGTGCGTCGTTTTAATAACGCTGACACTGATCTGTATTGCTGGAGTTGACGCGGAAACAATCAACTGTCCATTATCCGAACGGATCGATCTGTCGGAAGGTGTCCGCGATATGGAAGGTTCAGTTCGTTTTGCGGGAAATATTTATCCACCGGAATCTTATACAACATCGGGCGAAAATCGTCGCTACAGCTGTGTTTGCACGCAGCGTaagtgtgtgtacgtgtgctgCTTTCACATTGACCGATCGAAATGTGAGGAGTCGTCACTGCCGCTTAATCGAACCGCTTCGAATCGACTCAGCACGGAGGATAATATGCTTGAGGAGGTTGATCTGCGGGAAAGCAACGAGTTCTGGTTAATCTATGAGACGCCACCGGCCTGGAACTATATGCCCGGATATTCGCTGCAGATCTCCGGTCACGAAGGTGAACTGATCAAT GATGGTAGCTTTGCGTACGGTACGAAGGTGTATGCGAGCAGAACGTATTGCATAAATCCTGCCGAAGATTCAATGCCGCACGTGTGGATAAAGGAAACGGACGAACATTTAGAGGTGCACCGTTGGCATTCGTTGG GTATGATCATTTCTATACCATTCCTCGTTGCAACATTGATCGTGTACGCTCTCATACCGGACCTACGGAACATCCCTGGCAAATCGTTGATGTGCTACGTGTTCGCTTTGACGATCAGCTATTTGGTGTTAATTCTGATCAAACGCAGCATGTTCGACAGTACACCCGATTGGTGTACGGCAATCGGGTATGCGTACTACTTCTCCGTAATGTCAAGCTTCTTCTGGCTGAATGTGATGGCATTCGATATCTACTGGACGTTTGGAGGACGTCGCAGGCGAACGACCGATCAGAGCAAATTTTTACTGTACTGCTGCTATGGATTTGGATGTCCGCTCGTTTTCTTGACAATCGCTTTAGTGGCCGATCATACCGAGTTGATGTATACGAGCTTGCGGCCCGGGTTTGGGGATGGACAGTGTTTGTTTAAGG GAGAACAATTTGTGTCCTTTCTTTATCTGTACCTTCCATTGGTGCTCTTGGTGAGTGCGAACTTGTTCTTTTTCATCAGTACTGCTGTTAAGATTAACAGCATTGAACGCTGCACGGCAGCAGCACTTCAGGGCGAATCGGGACGACACAGCAAGtacacgaacgaacgaaatag ATACGGCCTATACGTCCGATTGTTTGTGGTAATGGGTGTAACCTGGACGTTCGAGTTTATAACCTGGATTGCGGACTCGCAACACTGGTTGGTACACGTGACCGACGTATGTAACTGCATCACCGGagtgtttatatttttcctgTTTGTGTGGAAGCGTAAAGTGTGGAAGCTGCTGCAACAGAGGTTAAGTAGCGCGAGGCATGCACGAGAAGCAATCGCAAGCTTAAtgagtgttgtttttccttcttgcagGCTTAACGGTAAGCGAGCTCAAAACCACAACCAATCGCCGTTCTCTGTGAGTGGTACCAGAACGACAAGTTTGGCACCGAACCGGAGACTATCGGCTGTTACCTCAAGTTTCTAG
- the LOC125767885 gene encoding probable G-protein coupled receptor Mth-like 3: MGSDMSLKVTQRVSYRRAIRQRPVTRYWLQTVGVGVVLLCIGTLFGIGDVDAANLCPLSESVDISNGTQDADGTIEHDGIRYSPKQYFQEDSSIVRGCVCLIRQCLHICCPDGIPEGEPCPSGDLNVNFTMSLDGSVHDTRNLRDNANYHFLYFKPQCSGSLLTLYGDEYILRSDSVLAYGQTMYDPRHYCLQSADPLAYAGYCETVDAYAMHRMYSIGILISLPFLVATFVVYALLPEMQNIPGKSLMCYVAALSVGYLLMALMRFNVFSYQSNWCIASGYLVYAALLTSFFWLNVMAFDIFWTFGGSRGRSSERRKFLYYSLYAWGVPLLIVGFVALVDNTEFVHESMRPQIGMERCFVSVEKLIGFLYMYLPMLLLVTANVVFFAVTAIRIYRMEQATASALSGDSRRHTKYEKDRYRFSLYLRLFIIMGVTWTMEIITFLVGESTWLIYLVDICNCFTGIFIFLLFVWKQKVKQLLLKRFGFNQAVPGRNDHNTNSTISTTRTTDVKSTVNAETRLTDVTHGN, from the exons ATGGGTAGTGATATGAGCTTGAAAGTGACGCAACGTGTGTCTTATCGGCGTGCGATAAGACAACGTCCGGTAACTCGGTATTGGTTGCAAACGGTcggtgttggtgttgtgttACTTTGCATCGGGACACTATTCGGCATCGGTGACGTTGATGCGGCGAACCTTTGTCCACTGTCCGAATCGGTTGACATTAGTAACGGAACACAGGATGCGGATGGAACTATCGAACATGACGGTATCCGGTACAGCCCGAAGCAGTACTTTCAGGAGGATAGTTCCATAGTGCGTGGTTGCGTGTGTCTTATACGCCAGTGTCTTCATATCTGCTGTCCGGATGGTATACCCGAAGGAGAACCGTGTCCATCCGGTGACTTAAACGTGAACTTTACCATGTCTCTTGATGGGTCGGTTCATGATACGCGTAATTTGCGCGATAATGCAAACTACCATTTTCTTTACTTCAAACCCCAATGTTCCGGATCTTTACTGACGCTGTATGGGGATGAGTACATTCTGCGCTCG GATAGTGTACTTGCGTACGGGCAAACCATGTATGACCCTCGGCACTACTGTTTGCAGTCGGCAGACCCGCTCGCATATGCCGGTTACTGTGAAACGGTGGATGCATACGCAATGCACCGAATGTACTCCATCG GCATCCTCATATCGTTGCCATTCCTGGTGGCAACCTTCGTCGTGTACGCGCTGCTCCCAGAGATGCAAAATATTCCTGGCAAGTCGCTGATGTGCTATGTGGCGGCACTTAGCGTTGGTTACCTGCTGATGGCACTGATGCGTTTCAACGTGTTCAGCTATCAGTCGAACTGGTGCATCGCATCTGGGTATTTGGTGTATGCGGCACTCCTGACTAGCTTCTTCTGGCTAAATGTGATGGCATTCGATATATTCTGGACGTTCGGCGGCAGCCGTGGTCGGTCGAGCGAGCGGAGAAAGTTTCTCTACTACAGTCTGTATGCTTGGGGTGTGCCATTGTTGATCGTGGGGTTCGTGGCATTAGTTGACAATACGGAGTTTGTGCACGAATCCATGAGGCCCCAGATCGGTATGGAGCGTTGCTTCGTCAGTG TGGAAAAGCTGATTGGGTTCCTGTATATGTATCTACCAATGCTGCTGCTCGTCACGGCAAATGTGGTGTTCTTTGCTGTGACGGCTATACGCATCTACCGTATGGAGCAAGCGACGGCTTCCGCTTTGTCCGGAGATTCTCGACGCCACACAAAATACGAAAAGGACCGCTACAG GTTCAGTTTGTATTTACGACTGTTCATCATAATGGGTGTGACCTGGACGATGGAGATCATCACCTTTTTGGTCGGTGAATCGACCTGGCTGATCTATCTGGTCGATATCTGCAACTGTTTCACGGGCATTTTCATATTCCTGCTGTTCGTGTGGAAACAGAAGGTGAAGCAGCTGCTTCTGAAACG ATTCGGCTTTAACCAGGCCGTCCCGGGACGGAATGACCACAACACCAACAGTACCATCAGCACAACGCGCACGACGGATGTGAAGTCAACGGTAAACGCTGAGACCCGCCTGACGGATGTGACTCATGGGAATTGA
- the LOC125767886 gene encoding G-protein coupled receptor Mth2-like, protein MYGRIFACLLVLFGVRSSVCSLPCDFIDSVNITDGERLPNGEIRHNGVIYNQTYYRTIDYEYEDFATKKYVAEYIRGCLCAVRICVRLCCGEHEFLGKGCERSDKYLPIMVNVSATEKDDLRNLSQYGFLYGKPCGQVYELLPEENPADEWNIARNGSLIIAEDTLIPRNQYCLAPRANKTLASGLVCFTSNEEFKYNLYPVGMLLSVPFLLLTFFVYACIPDLRNMHGKSLMCYVLGLSVGYTVLSMVQLSVFPGSSASCVISGYIVYFSFMVSFFWLNVMSFDIYWTFKGVTGVRSSETKKFLLYSLYAWGCPILLTASAITADNTDFLPQYLRPQFGTTRCLFVENKLIEFLYLYMPLLILVFMNVVFFVITALRIYKIQCETSVVRRGDSKRHTKLDNDRDRFGLYLRLFIVMGVTWSLEIISWAVDNNAWIFYVSDVCNCIQGFLIFALFVLKQKIKRLIYKKFGIREIKQEQKMSSCSTRTTATMVSSYQESKSENPLVTQSSNVM, encoded by the exons ATGTACGGGAGGATATTCGCCTGTCTGTTGGTCCTGTTCGGGGTGCGGTCCAGTGTGTGTAGTTTGCCGTGTGATTTCATCGATTCGGTTAACATCACGGACGGGGAGCGATTACCGAATGGTGAGATCCGTCATAATGGGGTGATCTATAACCAGACGTACTACCGTACGATCGACTATGAGTATGAAGACTTTGCCACGAAGAAGTACGTGGCGGAATATATTCGcgggtgtttgtgtgcggtTCGGATATGTGTGCGGTTGTGCTGTGGTGAGCATGAGTTCCTTGGTAAAGGCTGTGAGCGCTCGGATAAATACTTACCGATCATGGTGAATGTTAGTGCGACGGAAAAGGACGATCTGCGCAACCTGTCCCAGTACGGCTTTCTGTATGGGAAGCCGTGTGGACAGGTGTATGAGCTGCTACCAGAGGAAAACCCGGCGGATGAGTGGAATATTGCAAGG aACGGAAGCCTTATCATAGCGGAGGATACGCTTATTCCACGCAACCAGTACTGTTTAGCGCCCAGAGCGAATAAAACCCTCGCCTCCGGACTCGTTTGCTTCACGTCGAATGAAGAGTTCAAGTACAATCTCTATCCGGTCG GCATGCTGCTGTCGGTACCGTTCCTGCTGCTTACCTTCTTCGTGTACGCCTGCATACCGGATCTGCGGAACATGCACGGCAAATCGCTGATGTGCTACGTGTTGGGCTTGAGCGTCGGTTACACGGTTCTGTCGATGGTGCAGCTAAGCGTCTTTCCCGGTTCGAGCGCGTCCTGTGTGATCTCGGGCTATATCGTTTACTTCTCGTTCATGGTTAGCTTCTTCTGGCTGAACGTGATGTCGTTCGACATCTACTGGACGTTCAA GGGCGTCACGGGTGTTCGCAGCTCGGAAACGAAGAAATTTCTGCTCTACTCACTGTACGCCTGGGGCTGTCCGATCCTGCTGACCGCGTCAGCCATTACGGCGGATAACACCGATTTCTTGCCACAATATCTGCGACCACAGTTTGGTACGACCAGGTGTCTATTTGTTG aaaataaattgatcgAGTTCCTGTACCTGTACATGCCGTTGCTGATTCTGGTGTTCATGAATGTGGTGTTTTTCGTAATAACTGCTCTACGCATTTACAAAATACAGTGCGAAACGTCGGTAGTTCGTCGAGGTGACTCAAAACGCCACACCAAGCTGGACAATGATCGTGATAG ATTTGGACTCTACCTGCGACTTTTCATCGTGATGGGTGTCACCTGGTCGTTGGAAATCATCTCATGGGCCGTGGATAACAACGCTTGGATCTTTTACGTTTCGGACGTGTGCAACTGCATCCAAGgatttctcattttcgcactaTTTGTGCTGAAGCAGAAAATTAAACGATTAATCTACAAAAA GTTCGGTATCCGGGAAATCAAACAGGAACAAAAGATGTCATCCTGCAGTACAAGAACAACGGCTACCATGGTTTCGTCCTACCAGGAGTCTAAATCGGAAAATCCACTGGTCACACAATCGTCGAACGTGATGTAA